The following proteins are co-located in the Mobula hypostoma chromosome 4, sMobHyp1.1, whole genome shotgun sequence genome:
- the nkx6.1 gene encoding homeobox protein Nkx-6.1 isoform X1: MLAVGQMDGSRQSAFVLSSPPLAALHSMTEMKNPLYPYSMQPGAGTGAGALPGFMTQQLSSATPHGINDILNRPVMVPGVASSLLSGIPRFNTSLSPPPPGMYFSPAAAAAAAAAAAAVARYPKPLAELPGRTPIFWPGVMQSPPWREARLGCSPHQGAMLIDKDGKRKHTRPTFSGQQIFALEKTFEQTKYLAGPERARLAYSLGMTESQVKVWFQNRRTKWRKKHAAEMATAKKKQDSETERLKGTSENDDDDDEYNKPLDPNSDDEKISQLLKKHKPTTLHVHTSENESS, translated from the exons ATGTTAGCGGTTGGACAGATGGACGGGAGCCGGCAGAGCGCGTTCGTGCTGAGCAGCCCACCGTTAGCGGCCCTGCATTCAATGACCGAGATGAAGAACCCCTTGTACCCTTACTCCATGCAGCCCGGAGCTGGGACGGGGGCTGGGGC TCTGCCCGGTTTCATGACACAGCAATTGTCCTCCGCCACTCCTCACGGCATAAACGATATCCTGAACCGTCCGGTGATGGTGCCGg gggtcGCTTCCTCTTTGCTTTCAGGAATCCCGCGATTTAACACCAGCCTGAGTCCCCCGCCACCAGGCATGTACTTCAGCCCGGCGGCGGCGGCAGCGGCAGCGGCGGCGGCGGCAGCTGTGGCCCGTTACCCCAAACCGCTGGCCGAGTTGCCGGGGAGGACGCCTATCTTCTGGCCTGGAGTTATGCAGAGTCCGCCGTGGAGGGAAGCCAGACTGGGCTGTTCACCCC ATCAGGGCGCCATGCTGATTGACAAAGACGGAAAGAGAAAACACACCAGGCCTACATTTTCGGGACAACAAATTTTTGCATTGGAAAAAACTTTTGAACAAACTAAATATTTAGCAGGGCCTGAAAGGGCGAGACTGGCGTATTCACTGGGAATGACGGAGAGTCAAGTCAAG GTCTGGTTTcagaacaggcggacgaagtggAGGAAGAAGCACGCGGCAGAGATGGCAACAGCCAAGAAGAAACAGGACTCGGAGACAGAGAGATTAAAGGGCACCTCGGAGAACGACGATGACGACGATGAGTACAACAAACCCCTGGATCCCAATTCCGACGACGAAAAGATTTCCCAGTTACTAAAGAAACACAAACCCACTACATTGCACGTCCATACAAGTGAAAACGAGAGTTCCTAA
- the nkx6.1 gene encoding homeobox protein Nkx-6.1 isoform X2 produces the protein MLAVGQMDGSRQSAFVLSSPPLAALHSMTEMKNPLYPYSMQPGAGTGAGALPGFMTQQLSSATPHGINDILNRPVMVPGGGGGGGIPRFNTSLSPPPPGMYFSPAAAAAAAAAAAAVARYPKPLAELPGRTPIFWPGVMQSPPWREARLGCSPHQGAMLIDKDGKRKHTRPTFSGQQIFALEKTFEQTKYLAGPERARLAYSLGMTESQVKVWFQNRRTKWRKKHAAEMATAKKKQDSETERLKGTSENDDDDDEYNKPLDPNSDDEKISQLLKKHKPTTLHVHTSENESS, from the exons ATGTTAGCGGTTGGACAGATGGACGGGAGCCGGCAGAGCGCGTTCGTGCTGAGCAGCCCACCGTTAGCGGCCCTGCATTCAATGACCGAGATGAAGAACCCCTTGTACCCTTACTCCATGCAGCCCGGAGCTGGGACGGGGGCTGGGGC TCTGCCCGGTTTCATGACACAGCAATTGTCCTCCGCCACTCCTCACGGCATAAACGATATCCTGAACCGTCCGGTGATGGTGCCGggcgggggaggaggaggag GAATCCCGCGATTTAACACCAGCCTGAGTCCCCCGCCACCAGGCATGTACTTCAGCCCGGCGGCGGCGGCAGCGGCAGCGGCGGCGGCGGCAGCTGTGGCCCGTTACCCCAAACCGCTGGCCGAGTTGCCGGGGAGGACGCCTATCTTCTGGCCTGGAGTTATGCAGAGTCCGCCGTGGAGGGAAGCCAGACTGGGCTGTTCACCCC ATCAGGGCGCCATGCTGATTGACAAAGACGGAAAGAGAAAACACACCAGGCCTACATTTTCGGGACAACAAATTTTTGCATTGGAAAAAACTTTTGAACAAACTAAATATTTAGCAGGGCCTGAAAGGGCGAGACTGGCGTATTCACTGGGAATGACGGAGAGTCAAGTCAAG GTCTGGTTTcagaacaggcggacgaagtggAGGAAGAAGCACGCGGCAGAGATGGCAACAGCCAAGAAGAAACAGGACTCGGAGACAGAGAGATTAAAGGGCACCTCGGAGAACGACGATGACGACGATGAGTACAACAAACCCCTGGATCCCAATTCCGACGACGAAAAGATTTCCCAGTTACTAAAGAAACACAAACCCACTACATTGCACGTCCATACAAGTGAAAACGAGAGTTCCTAA